Genomic segment of Kibdelosporangium phytohabitans:
ACAGGTCCATCGCCACGAAGCGGTCGTTGCCGGATGCCTCCGGGTCGTCGATGATCGCCCTCAGCTGGGCGAGGTGGGACGGGCGGAGCAGGTGCTGGATGTCCTTGATCGCCTCTTGGGCGAGCACGGTCAGCACGTGTGGGTCGACTTCGAGGAACTTGCGGCCCGCTGCCTCGACGACTCGGACACCCTCCGACGTCACGAGCCGGTACTCGGTCGTCGTGTCGGGGGCGAGCGGGAGCACGTCTGTGTACTGGAACGAGGTGGTGGTCACGCGGGCTCCTTTGCGCGCGGTACGGGAACTGGGAAAAGACGTTACCGCCCGCACCACGACCACCCGTGACGACCTCACGTTGGCTGAGTCACACGCTATCCCGGACTCCAGAGGCCAGGTCTCGAAGACCGGCCGCCGGACCGCCCGTCACGGACTGACGGGAATCGCACCCCTGTGATCCCGCCAGCCGTGACGCGCGGAGCAGTCCCCGACAAAACGCAATTGCACCGCCCCAGGGCGCCGCAGGCGCGACGCCGGTTCAAAACCAACGCGCCCAGCGCTGGTTCGTATAGAGCTCGCACCGGGGGGCTTGGGGGCTCGGCCCCCAAAATGACCCGGTCCGCGAACACAGGTCCGCGGAGGCAGGGCCGCGGAGGCAGGTCGGAAGGCCGCGCCAGCCCCCGACCGCCGCGACCTCCCGGGGAAAGCGACTACGCACAGTCAATCGACCAGCGCGCCGCGTAGTCTTCGGTTCGCCCGACTAAGTATCGTGACGTACCTCACGCTGCACCAGCGCTGTTCGGGTGACCTGCGTCGTCGTCCTGAGTCTCAGCTCGCGTATGCCCTGAGCTTCTCGGCGCGCTCGCCCTGGCGGAGCTTCGACATGACCTCGCGCTCGATCTGGCGGACGCGCTCGCGGGAGAGCCCGAAGCGCTTGCCGATCTGGTCGAGGGTGCGCGGCTGGCCGTCGTCGATGCCGTAGCGCAGGCGGATCACGTGCTGCTCGCGCTCGTCGAGCGTGGCCAGCACCCGGCGCAGGTCGTCCTGCAGCAGGCCGGAGATGACCGCGCCTTCGGCGTCCGTCGCCTCGGAGTCCTCGATGAAGTCGCCCAGCGGGGCGTCCTCCTCCGCGCCGACCGGCATGTCGAGGCTGACCGGGTCACGGGCGTGGTCGAGCAGGTCCGCCACCTTGGTGACGCTCAGGCCCGACTCCTTGGCCAGCTCGTCGTGGGTGGCCTCGCGGCCGAGTTGCTGGTGCAGGTCGCGCTTGATCCGCGCCAGCTTGTTCACCTGCTCGACCAGGTGGACCGGCAGCCGGATGGTGCGACCCTGGTCGGCCATGCCCCTCGTGATGGCCTGACGGATCCACCACGTGGCGTACGTGGAGAACTTGAACCCCTTGGTGTAGTCGAACTTCTCGACCGCGCGGATCAGACCCAGGTTCCCCTCCTGGATCAGGTCGAGCAGCGGCATGCCGCGCCCGGTGTAGCGCTTCGCCAGCGAGACGACCAGCCGCAGGTTCGCTTCGAGCAGGTGGTTCTTGGCCACGTGCCCGTCGCGGATCAGCGACTTCAGGTCCATCCTGCGCTGCGCGGGCAGCTGCGGGTTGCACTCCAGCATGTGCTGGGCGAACACCCCGGCCTCGATCCGCTTGGCGAGCTCGACCTCTTGCGCGGCGGTCAGCAGTGCGGTCTTGCCGATCCCGTTCAGGTAAACGCGGACCAAGTCGGCCGCGGGCCCCTGTGCGTCGAGATCCAATTCCGCGGTTTCGACAACCTCGCGGTCAAGAGTCTGCGGGACGGTCATCGGACTCCCTCCCCCTGTCTCGGGCTGGCAGTGGCTCGTGTCACAGACCTTCGAACCACGGTCCGTCTGGGACCCTGCCGCCCGTTGGTTGGACACTAGAGAAAACGTGAGCCGATCGAGATTCGTTCCCGCTTTCTCAAACTGGATGACGTCGGAAGTCACCACCCGGTTGCGTGCCAGAGGCTGAGATATTCCTGAGAGACCGCCACCGTCCACAGTGGCTGAGAAAACCCTTAGATTTCCACAAGGACGGTGAACGGTCCGTCGTTCACGCTCGTTACTTCCATCATGGCCCCGAATTCACCGGTTTCTACGTGGGCTCCCCGATTGCGCAGCTCGTCGACGACTGCTCCGACAAGGGGTTCTGCCTGTTCGGGGCGGGCGGCGCTGATCCACGACGGGCGGCGACCCTTACGGGTTTCCCCGTAGAGGGTGAACTGGCTGACCACGAGCAGTGGCGCGGCCGCGGTCGCGCACGACTCCTCGTCACGCAGAATGCGGAGCTCATGGAGTTTCCGGGCCATGTGGGCTGCCTTTTCGGGCGTGTCCTGCGTATGCACGCCGAGCAATACCAACAGGCCCGCGTCGATCGCCCCGACGACCCGACTGTCCACACTCACACTCGCGCTCTTGACGCGTGCGGCGACCGCTCTCATGCGGGGACCAGCATCCCGTGCCGGACCAGTTCGTCGACCAACGGCAACGCGGCGACGATGAGTGCGTCCGTGGGCACGCCGTGTGCCGCGGCGAGCAGTTCCAGCAAGTCCCCCAACGGCAACAGTCCGCGACAACCCGCGAGCAGAGCGCGCACGAGCTCGTCTATCTCGTGCTGCCAGCCTGGCCCGTCGGTGCGGTGCAACCGGCGCACGACCGCTTCCCAGCCCTCGTCGGCCGGTGACGAAACTTCTTCGAGGACAACCGAATCGGCAACCTTCAAGTGTGCTCGAAGCAGTGCGTCGGGTGACGAGTGCGCGCGCAGCCAGTCGATCCGGTCCAACCAGCCCGCTGCCTCCTGGCCGAGCGGGTCGTCGAACGCGTGCCTGAGGTCCTCGCAGACGATCCGCGGTTCGCCGTCGGTCCGTCGCAGTGTCACGAAACCGAAGCCGACCCCGGCGACCTTGTTCTCGGCGAACCAGTCCAGCCACGCGGACGCGCGCGCCGCGCCCTCGGCCGAGCGCGGGTCGATGCCCGCGTCCCGGAGCCAAGTACCGACGTAGAGGTCCGGATCGGCGACGTCGCGCTGCACGAACCACGCGTCGACGCCGCCGGGCAGCCACGACGTGACCCGCTCCGGCCAGTCCTGGCCCGGCAGGTGCAACCACGACGCGAGTAGTTGACCGACGCCGCCACGTGCGAGGTATTCCGGCAGTGCCGCGATCACGAGTGCGCTCGCGTCGTC
This window contains:
- a CDS encoding sigma-70 family RNA polymerase sigma factor → MTVPQTLDREVVETAELDLDAQGPAADLVRVYLNGIGKTALLTAAQEVELAKRIEAGVFAQHMLECNPQLPAQRRMDLKSLIRDGHVAKNHLLEANLRLVVSLAKRYTGRGMPLLDLIQEGNLGLIRAVEKFDYTKGFKFSTYATWWIRQAITRGMADQGRTIRLPVHLVEQVNKLARIKRDLHQQLGREATHDELAKESGLSVTKVADLLDHARDPVSLDMPVGAEEDAPLGDFIEDSEATDAEGAVISGLLQDDLRRVLATLDEREQHVIRLRYGIDDGQPRTLDQIGKRFGLSRERVRQIEREVMSKLRQGERAEKLRAYAS
- a CDS encoding DUF7059 domain-containing protein, whose product is MADDLSPEYCSALRTCFERVGYDADGVLSLLGASAHAALGRGEPEPARRVTRDGAGLGTLIRLFLLGDELPENEVKAVLPWPESVANGVVRVDGDRVRAGLDVRPYGDDQGSWWVFADLDSDQLGSTVPVDHVLGVGHASLSLARATIRRPVGTVLDLGTGCGVQALHASRHARKITATDLSGRALMLANATFRINDLDVETRQGKWFEPVTGRRFDQVVCNPPFVVGPSRVDYTYRDSGLAGDDASALVIAALPEYLARGGVGQLLASWLHLPGQDWPERVTSWLPGGVDAWFVQRDVADPDLYVGTWLRDAGIDPRSAEGAARASAWLDWFAENKVAGVGFGFVTLRRTDGEPRIVCEDLRHAFDDPLGQEAAGWLDRIDWLRAHSSPDALLRAHLKVADSVVLEEVSSPADEGWEAVVRRLHRTDGPGWQHEIDELVRALLAGCRGLLPLGDLLELLAAAHGVPTDALIVAALPLVDELVRHGMLVPA
- the dtd gene encoding D-aminoacyl-tRNA deacylase, producing MRAVAARVKSASVSVDSRVVGAIDAGLLVLLGVHTQDTPEKAAHMARKLHELRILRDEESCATAAAPLLVVSQFTLYGETRKGRRPSWISAARPEQAEPLVGAVVDELRNRGAHVETGEFGAMMEVTSVNDGPFTVLVEI